In the Arachis ipaensis cultivar K30076 chromosome B10, Araip1.1, whole genome shotgun sequence genome, one interval contains:
- the LOC110262394 gene encoding uncharacterized protein LOC110262394, giving the protein MHVLTVPSPPLEEHSIATKATTGLLPPVLTEPAISAPSLPWSSRERITSLSLNPLIAENHSMKLPGTWMMLLVASSFMLTLPRTSTLSRRHPFLFPWKLSRVMSSMNPLVLLD; this is encoded by the exons ATGCACGTTTTGACTGTGCCGTCGCCGCCGCTAGAAGAGCACTCAATCGCAACAAAGGCAACGACTGGCCTTCTGCCTCCGGTGCTCACCGAGCCCGCTATCTCCGCGCCATCGCTGCCATGGTCGTCGAGAGAAAGGATCACCTCGCTAAGCTTGAATCCCTTGATTGCGGAAAACCACTCGATGAAGCTGCCTGGGACATG GATGATGTTGCTGGTTGCTTCGAGTTTTATGCTGACCTTGCCAAGAACCTCGACGCTAAGCAGAAGGCATCCGTTTCTCTTCCCATGGAAACTTTCAAGAGTTATGTCCTCAATGAATCCATTGGTGTTGTTGGATTAA
- the LOC107620804 gene encoding NADP-dependent malic enzyme-like has product MYHFPMKSLILALSNPTSQSECTAEEAYTWSKGQAIFASGSPFDPYEYEGKVFVPGQANNAYIFPGFGFGLIISSAIRVRDEMLLAASEALATQVSQENYDKGLIYPPFSNIRKISAHIAANVAARHMNLVSFMKYFEFQTTLLCFLFNTYIFCAVFGKTGLVSHLPRPKDLVKYAESCMYSPGYRNYY; this is encoded by the exons ATGTACCATTTTCCTATG AAATCGCTCATTCTTGCTCTCTCCAATCCAACATCTCAATCTGAGTGCACTGCTGAAGAAGCTTATACATGGAGCAAG GGTCAAGCAATCTTTGCTAGTGGTAGCCCATTTGATCCTTATGAATATGAAGGAAAAGTCTTTGTTCCTGGACAG GCCAACAATGCTTACATATTCCCTGGTTTTGGCTTCGGTTTGATCATCTCCAGTGCAATCCGCGTCCGCGATGAGATGCTCTTGGCAGCCT CTGAAGCTTTGGCTACACAAGTGTCACAGGAGAACTATGATAAAGGACTGATTTACCCTCCATTCTCAAATATCAGAAAGATATCAGCACATATTGCTGCTAACGTGGCAGCAAGGCATATGAACTTGGTTAGTTTCATGAAATATTTTGAGTTTCAGACAACTTTGCTCTGTTTTCTTTTCAATACTTATATCTTTTGTGCTGTGTTTGGTAAAACAGGTCTTGTTTCTCATCTACCTCGACCTAAGGATCTTGTCAAATATGCAGAAAGTTGCATGTACAGCCCAGGCTACAGAAACTACTATTGA